One segment of Synechococcus sp. A15-24 DNA contains the following:
- a CDS encoding chlorophyll a/b-binding protein produces MAEQLEKTSGVAEPVGSDELNAWKRGFTPQAEIWNGRLAMIGLSAGLAVVLLVRVFAGN; encoded by the coding sequence ATGGCTGAGCAACTCGAAAAGACCAGTGGCGTCGCTGAGCCCGTCGGGTCGGACGAACTGAATGCCTGGAAGCGTGGATTCACACCGCAGGCTGAAATCTGGAACGGACGACTGGCCATGATCGGCTTGTCAGCCGGTTTGGCGGTTGTGCTGCTCGTCCGAGTGTTTGCCGGGAACTGA
- the wecB gene encoding UDP-N-acetylglucosamine 2-epimerase (non-hydrolyzing), with the protein MTEQPRVTIVLGTRPEAIKLAPVIRVFQNSSAVRTRVVLTGQHREMVSQVMDLFQLTADRDLNLMAPRQTLTHVTCAALEGLREDFQAYPPQLVLVQGDTTTAFAAGLAAFYEQIPVGHVEAGLRTDNLLDPFPEEANRRLLSQIATLHFAPTQKAEANLRASGVVGEVSVTGNTVIDALLLMAETAPQISFDGLDWDNQRVILATVHRRENWGERLKDIASGMLQVLDRHPDTALLLPLHRNPTVREPLQALLGDHPRVVLTEPLDYDRLVAAMKGCTLLLTDSGGLQEEAPALGKPVLVLRRTTERPEAVDAGTARLVGTQPGAILEEASRLLSDAAAYEAMSRAVNPFGDGKASQRILELSRAHLGV; encoded by the coding sequence ATGACGGAGCAGCCCCGGGTCACGATCGTCCTGGGCACCCGACCGGAGGCCATCAAGCTTGCTCCGGTGATCAGGGTTTTTCAGAACTCCTCAGCAGTGCGCACCCGGGTGGTGCTGACTGGTCAGCACAGGGAGATGGTGTCCCAGGTGATGGACCTGTTCCAGCTCACAGCGGACAGGGATCTGAATCTGATGGCACCGCGCCAGACTCTGACGCACGTCACCTGTGCAGCCCTGGAGGGTCTGCGGGAGGATTTTCAGGCTTACCCACCTCAGCTGGTGCTCGTGCAAGGCGACACCACCACTGCCTTCGCAGCTGGCCTTGCGGCGTTCTATGAGCAGATCCCCGTGGGCCATGTCGAAGCCGGCCTGCGCACGGACAACCTGCTGGATCCGTTCCCGGAAGAAGCCAATCGACGGCTTCTTTCACAGATCGCGACCCTGCACTTCGCACCGACGCAGAAAGCGGAGGCCAATCTCAGGGCGTCAGGGGTCGTGGGTGAGGTGAGCGTCACCGGCAACACCGTGATTGATGCCTTGCTGTTGATGGCGGAAACGGCACCGCAGATCAGCTTCGATGGTCTCGACTGGGACAACCAGCGGGTGATCCTGGCCACAGTTCACCGCCGTGAGAACTGGGGGGAGCGGCTGAAGGACATCGCCTCAGGGATGCTGCAGGTGCTGGATCGCCACCCCGATACGGCGCTGCTGTTGCCACTGCATCGCAATCCCACCGTGCGCGAACCGCTGCAGGCCCTGCTGGGGGATCACCCACGGGTTGTGCTGACTGAACCGCTCGACTACGACCGATTGGTGGCGGCCATGAAGGGTTGCACCCTTCTGTTGACCGACTCTGGCGGCTTGCAAGAGGAAGCTCCGGCTCTAGGGAAGCCCGTGCTGGTGCTTCGCCGCACGACTGAACGGCCAGAGGCGGTGGATGCAGGCACGGCGCGACTCGTTGGCACTCAGCCTGGGGCCATTCTGGAGGAAGCTTCACGGTTGCTCAGCGACGCTGCGGCCTACGAGGCGATGTCCAGGGCTGTTAACCCCTTTGGTGATGGCAAGGCTAGTCAGCGCATCCTTGAGCTCAGCCGGGCCCATCTGGGGGTCTGA